The Grus americana isolate bGruAme1 chromosome 20, bGruAme1.mat, whole genome shotgun sequence genome segment ATGACAGAGGGCTCTGAAGCTGTGATGTCTGCCATCTGAGAGAAAAATTAGTAAAGTCACCTTTTGTTTCCTTGCACTTCATGTCTCGCCCTTCCCCAATCATCCCCGTGGCTGGTGCACAGACTGTACCAACACTAAGCATCGTGTTAAAAGAATCGCAGTTCCCAGCACCAAGACAGAGGCACCTCAGCCTTGCCCCAAAGCAGGCAAAACTCCCCCAGAACGCCTCATTGCCTGCAAAGACGTATCATCCTACTTGAGGTTCAGCACACCTCTTCCTCCCATCATGGAAAAACAAAGTCCCACATGCTGCAGGTGCTCTCTGCTCGTTAGGGTACCTGGACGTGCAGTCAGGAGAGGTGAAATGAGGACCACAAAGACGGATGCTGTTGTGGTGGACAGCAGGCCGGGTGCTGGCGGGGCTTTATTTGGATGGCGAGTAACAAGTGAACGTGGTGGGAAGATGCGGAGATCGGGCACAGGCAGTTCAAGAGAGTTGTGGGGGGgtttaggtttttgtttgggttttttttgccctggGGTTTGGATTTACATCCTCTTGTTTTTCCAGGAGTTCACCCGCCGTGCAATGTTGAGATGAAAAGCACATTATCCTGGTCCTGGAGTTTATAATCCAGCTCACCCTGCaggccaagaaaaaaaatgaaaaatggtttAAATGGCATTTCCAAATACTagctgcaaagagaaaacagatcaTAAAAAGATGGTGAGTGTTAGGGAGAGCAGAAGGGTACAGACTGATGTTTTCATCCTAATGGAAGCAAAGGTGAGAGATCAGACAAGGAGCTGATGTTCATTATCCCACACCGCTTCCTGGACTGGGGTTTTGACAGAACAGGTGGTTGCCTGCGGCAGGAAAATAGTTAGGGGCTGTTTGTTGTCTGAGCACAACAGTGGGCTGAAAAGGGAAGATATTTACAGGTTGCCGGTTTGGGTAGAAATCTCCCCAGGGCTGTCTTCACCTGCTATGGCACCTTACTCTGTGAAGGGGGTTAGCTTGGAGCTGTGAAGCTGCCTGGTACCCCATGCATGGGGAGACCTGCTAGTAGCCCGAGGTGCAAAGCTCATTGCCAGAGGCCAGAGAATATGGGTGATCTCTCTTCAGACACCGGCTGGCTGATAAGACTCAGCAGGTTAGAGAAAGGCTGCAGGCTTCTCAACAGCCACAGTACAATACGGGGAGAGAGATCCCAGCCTGCCCCTTCCCCCTCAAATACGAGATGCTTCGCTTGGGGCAAGAATCAGAAATAGCTTGTCTGAGAGCAAACCACAGAACAGACAGAGCAATATTTTCAACAAAGAAAGTCAAACTGAAGGAGTACAGACCATTAGTTCCCAGTCTGCGTCGTTGATGAGCACCAAAATTCCTGGCCTCCTGcagaacagagagaaataattaGGATACAGGGCTGCTAAAAAGCTTCACAAATAGTTAAGAACAAGGGATGTTACAGCACAGATCACAAGCTGACTGCCTATAAAGCCAGAGAAAAAGGAATCCTAGCACGGAGGTGGAAACAGGTACAGTCTGTGCCCTTTCTAGATCAAATaaaggggaggcaggagcaATCCCAAAGCTCATTTGAATCAAAATGCACCATTCCTGAGGATGCTCCGAGATGACTACATTTCCGTACGATGTAGAAAAGCCAGGTAATTAAAACCCACGCACTACAGTACAGTCGAGCGCAGAGAGCTCGATGTGAAGGTAGGGAAAGCTATTCCGGTGCCCCTACCAAAGGCACTAAACACCCAGGATCCACTCCGAGCCCCTGATTACAGGCAAAGGGATTCCCCCTCTTTGATCTTCAGTGTCCTGCAATTGTCTCTCCTGTTACCAGGGGACCTGGCACACGCTTCAGCTCACAAAGATCCGTGACGAATGTTAAACACCCCCAGCGCCACCCCGCAGTCAGGGATGGCTTGCACAGCTCACTCTGCTCCAtttctcttggctttttttttttcccctccacgaGGTTGGCCCCATTTtgacaataaaaatacatttcccagaagaaatatttgttgGCATTTCTCCGAGTGACTGCTTCAGTCCCAGTGATGTCAGCAGGGAATGGACAGACCTGCTAAAACTCCTGGAAATGAGGATACACGCGCTACGCTGCTCCAGGTGACAACGGAAAGTATATGTGGCCCTGCTTCACATTTAAGATTTAAAGATTTGGGGTGAGGGCTGCAAAAGACACTCTCCGTGGAATAAGGCGAGGTGTAGTGTGGGACGCCTCCCATTATCACTTTAGCAAATCCCATATTTTCATGGTCATTAACTTGCTTCTTGCAACCAACAGGAAAAACGTATCCCAAACAGTGGCGATCAACAAGAAACACAACGAGGATTCCTAGCAGCTCTACTTACACAGATTCCCCTTGCATAAATAATTCTGGTCGTTCTTTCAACAGATTCTGTTTGATCCACTTTAGCAGGTTTCTGATATCCcctgaaaggagaaagaacaaCAGTTTACAAACTAGCTGATGGCTCCTCGCTGATGCCAGAACAAAGTGATTGTTTATCCACAAAAGAATAGATGAGGAACAGGCAGGATGGATGGGGGAAGCCGCAAACCCCCAGTCAAAGAAACCACCTAACAGGACTGTCCCTCCTGCATCTAACAGCTCAGAGCTCTGCCCCAAACCCCACAGTTTGGCAGAAGAGGTTTCCTGCAGAAAACGCATCCCACAAAGAATGAATGCAGTTCATGCTGAAGCACCAATCCGGCAGGAGACTGCTGATGTTAAGATTTCTTTAACACATCCCACATCCTGTGCATTCCGTTATCAGCTAACAAATTGATGTTTAActctctgtgtgtttaattagatttaaaaaGTCCAAACAAGCAAGCCTAAGAACCTGAAAGGAGTAAAGACAGACAGTATTGGtaccaaaaccagcatgaacTCTGGAGACAGGAGTTCTGGGGCACAAACGTGTACACAACCATGCTTTAAACATGCACGCAGGCACCGGCCACAGCAGTTGTACCTTGGACACTTGCAACGTCCCTTGGCATCACACCTGCTGCCGTGGCATGTTCCCCATGCCgtgcctgctccctccctctaCACTTTGTGCTTATAGCTTCTTTATTAAAGCTCAGCCTTTATCTTTCCATTTCAGTAGGTGACAGGAAGGATTTGTCTTCATgtaaaaggaggaggagacacTGCTGGCAGATTTTTATAGTATCAATTTTACTTTGTGAGGCAAAAACAATTTCTTTAGTGATAGCATCAGTTAATTTCCTATTGGAGAGGTGAGAAGCGACAGAGGGGGGGAATAATCCGTTACAGGGTTTAGAGAAGCTGACAAATTGCAATGTGGAGTTCTCCTGCATTTGCCTCTATATTTCACCATTCCACAAACCACTTCATCATTCTGAATCCACAATCAGTTATTCTCCTGGGGCTCCTTTAAACAGCCCTTTGAAAGCCCCAAaagagttttgtttggttttgaggcGTGAGGAAGCTTTTCGAAGGCACAAATCCACCAGTGAGGGCTGGAGCCTCGCTCACAGGACgagcagggacagcaggatGTGTTTCCATGTCTGTCTCACGTGTAGTAACCTTGACGTAGTCACGGGGAACCTTTCTGCACGCATCTCTCTGAGCTAAAAATCAAACTCTCTGTACAATTACCCATGTATCTGCTTCACGaccagcaaaaataaacacGCTTGTAGCGGCTTGACTTGGTCCCTGCCTTACCCCAGGATTTTATGTGATTGTGGACGCTacccaaagcagagctggggttCTTCCAAATAACGTTACCCCCATCACTTCTGTCACAGCAAGGATGAACAGCCCTGGTGTAGGCAGGTGCACATCAACTAGGCGATGGGGACACGTTCATCTGCAGCAGATGGGAGCCTCTTTTCCcagggaaagggggagggggatgctcTGAGATTCCCTCTGTTCCCTGCTCCGTTTCCCAGGGCATCAGTGCCTCTGGACCACAGTGTGTGTCCCCTGCCCTCAGCACACCGGTCCTACTGTGGGGCTGCCCAGAGCACGACAGGTATTGCTGCCTCCGAGGACTGGATTGCTCCGATCAGAGCTGCTTTGGGTCTTAAAACTGCTCGGTGAGCTGGATCACCTGTCTGGGGCTGACCCACCACTCCTTTGTAAAGATATGCAGTTAAGAGCACAAACCAGaccattttctgctgctttcctagCAATGTGCACCAGGGACGGTAAGCGCTGCTCAGAAGGTATACATACACCACACTGGTCGGTCAGCTGCCAGAACAAGAGTTAACTATATCCGCCTTCCCctgaaaaatgctgctgcaaCGTAAAGCCCTCAGGATCTTGCACTCAAACGGCTCCTGCTCTCCATCACCAAGAAATGAAAGccggagaggaagaaagatggagaggagccttcaggagaaggaaggggggcaCAAAGGGGACACCAGCCCCACCACAGCAACGCCCGCGAGCTGTTTCATATTTATGCACTTGCAGCAGGGCACACAACAATGAGCTGTGCCATATACCATTCTCCTTGCATGGAATAAGCAGCCCTTTCCTCTGGGACCTTTCAGGAGAGatcatttaaacagaaacacGCTGCACCAGCTGGATAAAAGACAGCCACCTAGAAGCAGCCTGGACGAAGGGGTGAGAGGACTGATTTATTTGAGGCTGAGCTGGAAGACTCCCTCACCCCTACTCCTTCcataataaatgttattttcagcCCCACCTGAGCCTACATTCATTTACTCCTCCCCAGAAGTCACGTACACACATACTGAAGAATTtagacagcaggaaaaaacccgGATACCCCTGTGCAAAACCGATACCCCTGGAGCTTCCCCGctcaaaacagcaacaaaaattaaGACCCCTTCTCTGCAGCCAACCTTAAGATATAATactttcagctgctttctcGGCATtgaattttttcccccaccttcATGTCTCTACATTCTGTACACCAATATTACTAGAACAAATCAATTataaaggatgaaaaatgaCCAGAGCCACACCAAAACCATCTCCCACAAGTAAGATATTGAAAAGGAACAAGATTACTTCCATTGCAAGTGGTCTGGGGAGAAGCCATCTTGCAGCTCAGTGCCTCGAATAGCAGTCTTGATCAACAGCTCAGGACTCTCTATGTTATCATGATGGAAATAATAAGAGGTAAATTATAGCACAACCGCTTATCTCTTACAGTTGACATATGTAGCGTTCctaagacattttctttctgatactATGCTACAGGTCTAACAGGTTTCCAGCTCCCTGGGCTGAGGATTTGCTATGCAAACAGCATGCCCTCTACAAATGACatataaggaaggaaaaaatctcaACCTGGTCAGGCACCACATCCATTGACAAAGTTAAACCATCACTACAACGCAGCAATTTTACACTCATGTTGGTTCTGAAGCTGGCCCCCACCACAGAGAGGCATTTGCTATTTGCAGGAGCACAGTTGTACTACGTGTGCTGCCACTCAGCTGCAAAAGCAACCGTGCATTTTGGCCCAGGAGTGAGGTTCAGGTGAGAGCTGAGACAACACAGCATTTTGCTCCCGCATCACCAACTCAAGTCCAGCTCATCCCagtaataatacatttttatcaCTGCTGCACGGTCTCAATGAAATCCTTTTGGTAGCCTACTCCATTTCATTCACAGCAAACAAATATCCACACCAAAAAATCCACTCTAATTATCGTTAACTGTCCTCGCCATTGGCAgcatcagcagaaaagcaagagcGAACCAGCCAAGGAAGCTCAAATATTCTCAAACTGCAAAGGAGGGACTGAAGCACATGGTAGGAAATCCCTGTCTTATTTGTATACAGAGACAGCTTCTGTTGCCTGTGCTAACAGTACATCAAACCTCTCCAAATtctcaggaaaaataatctaaagttaattaaaaaaaaagaaaaaccgaCAAACGTTTGAGAAAACTGCTTAGTTCAAGTGCACAGATGGGAGCTCAAATCCACAATACATGCATAAAACAAATCACCCAGTGAAACACACAGCTCAGGAAAACGAAGTGTGTGCTTGCAGTGACACAAAGTCATTGGCTTGTCACGCAAGCGGACAGGATGCAAAAACTGCAGTGAGCGTGCatacaaaaacccaacagcGTCGGCTCATTTTCAGCCCAGCTGCATCATAAACACTCCTGGTTGTGGCAGACAGAACTGCACAGTCTGCGCGGTCCTCTTGCGTATCCTCCAAGGCCTGATCTTCTGCATTACCCCAAATGTTCCTTGATGAAGAATCTGCTGAGCTTCCTCTACAAGAGAAATGCATCTAAGACTCCATTTTAACGCAGCCTGGAACAAGAGCCTGGGTTCATTTGCACCCTCAAAACCAGGGCTGAAATCCATAGATCTTTCCTAGCTCAATAAAACCTCCTGGGCCTGACAGATTAATCAGTGATAACTCAGCAAAGAGGACACTGGCTGTGTGCAGAGAGAAACCAGGTGCCTCGAATAAGAAACACCAAGGTAGGTGTTGCACTAGAAGGATCTCACACTGAACTGATAAAtgtgcagaaatgcagaaggatTTTGTGTAACCGTAATCCCAGTTGACACGGACACGCAGGTCTCGGCTCCCAGGGAGCTGCACAGGTCGCTGGCAGattcacacacacatatgcaatGACCAGACACCTCTGTGTTCCCTGCCTTAAAATCCACATAACAAACTGCACAAAGCACACAGTGTCTTGAAGGGCACCCGGAGGGTGTAAGTACACCCATATTCTTGCCTTGGCTGCAGAACTGGGAGCTTATTTCAGGGAAATAGGGGAACCCTATAAAGGCCGAACCATGGAAAATTCCCTTCTGGTCTGTAATAAATAAGATATATGCAGCACTGGTCACTAAGGGGTCAGTGCTGCAAGAGCACAGCACTTTCCCGGGCCGCCTTGCGGATACCTCCCTGTGGGGTACCATTTCTTTGACCCAGAATAAGATCATTTATCATACTGACCATGGCTGAGCTCCAATTTGCTGAGGTCACTAACTCTGGACGAGCGCTGCTCCACCCACATTCTCAGCCACCGGCCTGTAACCATGACAAAGCCCCTTCCCTGCCGCTTCTCTGCCATTATTCCCCCTGCCTGCATGGAAATGTATGGAAAGACAATTTGTATGCCCCTTTCCCTGCTTAAGcagcttgtttttaaaatagacGAACCAGTTCCCAATACCTGCTGCACCTCCAGGTACATGCCTTCCCTCCGCTTTTGAATCTGACAGCCCTCCAGGAATCTGCTCTCTTTTAGAGCCTGTTACAAAACCTGACCTAAGGGATCCTTCAGACTCCTCCAGCCTCCCATCTGATATGCAAATCATTCACTGAAGCAGACGATGGTGTGCCATAAACTGCAGAAGAAGACCTGGAATAGCTGATATAAATGGAGTCACAGGCAAATGGGTTCGGTACTACACAGAGTAAGCAGCAAGGCAAAATTTTGCAGCAAGagcaaaatccattttctcTGACAAGTGCACAAGACAACCCTGCCATGCACTGGAGTGGGCAGTGCTTTAAGTACTAGGGAAAAAATTAGGGGGTAACTACAGCCAAACACAAGAGAATCCCAATCGTCGCTCTcatctgttcttttctgctACAAACGAACATCAAGGTCTTggcttctgtgatttttaattgTGTTATGACATCTTTTTCTCACTTCTCAGCTAGAAGAGCAATGCTCTTCTCACTTTCTTGTGTCCATCCAAGGGTAAGGGATCACAGGAGTCTTTTGCAGCCCTCCCGTTAACAGCAAAGACCTGGATCCCAGCCATCACCCAGCAATTCTCAGCCTCGAGATTTTAATCACAACACTCATGAACTGGAGAGGAGCTGCTTGGGATCTTCAACCCCCTGGCAGAAGAACACAAGTTCAAGGGACCTCCAATTCCACTCACTAGCCAGCAGCAAGCCTTCAGATCCATCAGCTCCCATGACAAAAAAGCAGCTCTGAGCTGATCCTCAGGGTAAACCTAATCCCTACTCATTTCCAAAGTCAGAGCATCTAATCCCATAACACCCAATGCTATTGTCACTTCAGGCTCCCAAATAAATGCCAGCGCACCAAACTGTCTCTTTTAATTAGGATCACAGATCACTAGTGCTGGCCCAGGGTCTTACCTCTCGTTCAAAATTGTCAAAGGAAGGAACCTGGAGAGCCTCAAAGACTTGCACTGGCAGTGAAGTGCCAGACCAGGAATCGCAgacataaaaaataacattgtGTTAACAGGTCCTGTGATTTTATCCCTCTGCCCATGAAGAATTATACTCAACAAATGACCATCCCAAGCCTTGCCCACTCTGACCTGCTACCAAACCCCAAGGAGACTGTGCCATGGTCTAATAGTTTTGCAGTCACGAATCTTCTGCTAATGCACCAAACTCCCATTTCTTCATCCCTCCCTATCAATCTATGCTAGATGATATTGCGTCACCTGGCTATAATCTGTCCTTCCTAGTGATAAAGGAGATATCCCACCTCATCACTTTTCCATTCATTTATCCTGCTTAACCTTGAATGTTgctggttaatttttttaaggtgcTCAGGAAGGCAATTCAGAGAATGCATTACTAACCACGGGCGTAAAGCTTAGCCAAAACCCATCAAACTGAAATTTCCCCTCTCTCctattttcccagcttctgGGTTTTGCACGTGTGCACATGCACCGagggttaaaaaggaaaaccttaTCACTATTGCAATAGACTACACAGAGCTAATGTGAGACCCCAGACCACAGAGGAAGGTGGCTGCTTGCACCAGCATGCAGAGGGATTCCCCAGcagcctggcacagccctgcaggaagCCAGCCCGGCGGAGGGAAtcccctgggctgggctctCCC includes the following:
- the URM1 gene encoding ubiquitin-related modifier 1, producing MAAPVSLQVEFGGGAELLFDGVKKHQVTLPCQPEPWDIRNLLKWIKQNLLKERPELFMQGESVRPGILVLINDADWELMGELDYKLQDQDNVLFISTLHGG